The Paenibacillus sp. MBLB1832 genome has a window encoding:
- a CDS encoding C40 family peptidase — protein MKLFAKSLICSCVLVGAALPVFTSPSVQAAAPDADSVKVQLNDQLLQFPEVQPFIDAEGTLQVPLRVLSEKLGYQVGWSKQGDDIVVTLVNKDQQIQLTTNNDQALVNSKPVTLESSPTLKEGSTVVPLRFITETFGSPIVWNDPNKIAIVEADGNSHKPAYIAPPLAPAVPKVVQPTLSSQIIQAATAFQGTPYQWGGTTPKGFDCSGFVRYLYEAKGIDLPRTSVQMYDQAGTRVTDLKAGDLVFFASNIVNHVGIYLGNNQFISATTSSGVTVDSLASSYWGSRYVGAKRVL, from the coding sequence TTGAAACTTTTTGCAAAAAGTCTTATTTGTTCATGCGTGCTAGTTGGCGCAGCTCTACCCGTGTTCACTTCTCCATCCGTACAAGCTGCTGCACCAGATGCCGACTCGGTGAAGGTTCAGCTCAATGATCAGCTGCTTCAATTTCCTGAAGTTCAGCCGTTTATTGATGCGGAAGGCACACTTCAGGTACCACTTCGTGTGTTATCTGAAAAGCTTGGCTACCAAGTCGGCTGGTCTAAGCAAGGTGACGACATCGTTGTCACGCTGGTCAACAAGGATCAACAGATCCAATTGACGACGAACAATGACCAGGCGCTTGTGAACAGCAAGCCAGTTACACTAGAAAGCAGCCCGACGTTGAAAGAAGGAAGCACGGTGGTTCCGCTTCGTTTCATTACAGAAACGTTTGGATCTCCGATTGTGTGGAACGATCCGAACAAAATCGCGATCGTTGAGGCAGATGGCAACAGCCATAAGCCTGCCTACATCGCGCCGCCGCTAGCACCTGCTGTGCCGAAGGTTGTGCAGCCAACGTTGTCATCCCAGATTATCCAAGCGGCAACGGCGTTCCAAGGGACTCCGTACCAATGGGGAGGCACAACGCCCAAGGGCTTCGATTGCTCTGGCTTCGTCCGTTATTTATACGAAGCGAAGGGGATCGATTTGCCTCGCACCTCGGTGCAAATGTATGATCAAGCAGGGACAAGGGTGACGGACTTGAAGGCGGGAGATCTCGTATTTTTCGCATCCAATATCGTCAATCATGTCGGCATTTATCTGGGCAATAATCAATTCATTTCTGCGACAACCTCAAGCGGGGTAACCGTAGACAGTCTCGCCAGCTCCTACTGGGGATCCAGATATGTAGGTGCAAAGCGCGTGCTTTAA
- the yyaC gene encoding spore protease YyaC gives MGEDQIELQEQFWKKVNGEELSDLLKGIAESRSLHARTLAFVCIGTDRSSGDALGPLVGSKLAELGYAHVIGTLAAPCDASNLAERLAEIPPNAVVIAIDACLGQKLSVGKYQLSNQPLAPGKSVGKVLPPIGDYTIAAIVNMDGPRQYQVLQTTSLYQVMRMAEEVTKAIVHAFPI, from the coding sequence ATGGGGGAAGATCAGATCGAGCTACAGGAACAGTTTTGGAAAAAAGTAAATGGAGAAGAGTTAAGCGATCTTCTGAAAGGGATAGCGGAGAGTCGATCGCTGCACGCGAGGACACTTGCATTCGTATGCATTGGGACGGACCGCTCGTCAGGCGATGCCCTGGGTCCGCTTGTGGGAAGTAAGCTGGCAGAGCTCGGCTATGCCCATGTGATTGGTACGTTAGCGGCACCGTGTGACGCGAGTAATTTGGCTGAACGGTTGGCGGAGATTCCACCCAATGCCGTGGTGATTGCCATTGATGCCTGCTTGGGGCAGAAATTAAGCGTAGGCAAGTATCAACTGTCCAACCAGCCGCTGGCGCCTGGGAAATCGGTTGGGAAAGTGCTGCCGCCGATCGGGGATTACACGATCGCGGCGATCGTGAATATGGATGGCCCGAGGCAATATCAAGTTTTACAAACGACATCGTTATATCAAGTAATGCGAATGGCAGAGGAAGTGACGAAGGCGATCGTGCATGCCTTCCCCATATAA
- a CDS encoding ferritin codes for MLNDTLTEALNEQMNYEFYSAHVYLAIAGYCAAESLDGFSNFFIVQAEEEKFHAMKIFKFINDRGKKVKFAGMDTPVNQYESILDAFEHAYLHEQEVTKRIYHLSDLALNDREHATMQFLKWFVDEQVEEEAMFDSIINKLKRIDKDSNAFYMLDAEFAQRSFTPPAAE; via the coding sequence ATGCTAAACGATACACTAACCGAAGCGCTCAATGAGCAGATGAACTATGAATTTTACTCCGCGCACGTCTACTTGGCGATTGCTGGTTATTGCGCTGCGGAAAGTTTGGATGGCTTTTCTAACTTTTTCATTGTTCAAGCAGAAGAAGAGAAGTTCCATGCAATGAAGATTTTCAAATTTATTAATGATCGCGGGAAAAAAGTAAAGTTCGCGGGCATGGATACGCCAGTGAATCAATATGAGTCGATTCTAGATGCGTTTGAACATGCTTATTTGCATGAACAAGAAGTAACGAAACGGATTTACCACTTATCCGACTTGGCATTAAACGATCGAGAGCATGCTACCATGCAGTTCTTGAAATGGTTCGTTGATGAGCAGGTAGAGGAAGAAGCGATGTTCGACAGCATCATTAACAAGCTGAAACGCATTGATAAAGACAGCAATGCTTTCTACATGCTAGATGCGGAGTTTGCACAACGCTCATTCACGCCACCAGCTGCGGAATAA
- a CDS encoding GyrI-like domain-containing protein, with protein sequence MEKLDLAKAYKSYYSAPVKPQLVQFGPISYVSIVGQGDPNESGFAAATEALYTVAYSVKAHHKKLNQDFTVAKLEGQWWVDGDPRTALQVPKELWHWKLLIRMPDYVTVDQITRAREAAAAKKKELTLISHVNHATLHEGTCVQMLHVGPYSTEPETLSQMETYMENNQQSIHGLHHEIYVSDPRRVEPAKLKTILRYPVRPIE encoded by the coding sequence ATGGAAAAATTAGATTTAGCTAAAGCCTACAAGTCGTACTACTCAGCCCCAGTAAAGCCGCAGCTTGTTCAATTCGGGCCAATTTCCTATGTATCGATTGTTGGACAAGGGGACCCCAATGAGAGCGGCTTTGCGGCCGCGACAGAAGCGTTGTATACCGTTGCCTATAGCGTGAAGGCGCATCATAAGAAGCTTAATCAAGATTTCACCGTTGCGAAGCTAGAGGGGCAGTGGTGGGTGGACGGAGATCCAAGAACGGCCTTGCAGGTCCCCAAAGAACTATGGCATTGGAAGCTGCTCATACGTATGCCGGATTACGTGACGGTTGATCAAATAACAAGGGCACGTGAGGCGGCTGCCGCCAAGAAGAAAGAGCTCACTCTGATCTCGCATGTTAATCATGCTACCCTGCATGAGGGAACCTGTGTACAAATGCTCCACGTAGGACCTTATTCCACGGAGCCAGAGACGCTGTCGCAAATGGAGACGTACATGGAAAACAATCAACAAAGTATCCATGGTCTGCATCACGAGATTTATGTATCGGACCCTAGACGGGTTGAGCCAGCGAAGCTGAAAACGATTTTACGCTATCCAGTTAGGCCCATCGAGTAG
- a CDS encoding ABC transporter transmembrane domain-containing protein, with translation MGRLSDGNRPKAKLKDVSIRRILQLFKSYWGQLMVIIGLALLAAVIGLIPPLVMKEIIDTAIPEGHVKLLAVMAFLLILLPVLSGVLGVWQNHLNTKVTQGVIRDLGQSLFHNLQRQSMAFFTDARSGEIVQRITGDVQAVQSVVTSLVVSSITQIVIVVTTIGILFTLDWKLAIISVLILPLFVLPVKKVSKLRKALRIETQKVRSDITSQLNENFGISGALLTRIFGREKQQELEFTAMNQKVMDLELRLNLVGRWFGMATSTLGPLGTAIIYIYGGYSVIMGHMTLGSIVAFTAYLGRLYMPVGTLLNLHVEVATALGVFQRIFEYQDMVPDVMDVPGARPIGTVAGRVAYKQVSFAYRPGEQGGAKQGGKPGDQGWAGQSGKPGDQGGAGQSGKPGDQGGAGQKAKPSDQSGAGQKAKPVQYALRDVTFEAQPGEMVALVGPSGAGKSTLIGMIARLYDPTAGVVEVDGVDVRDVAMASLRAQIAYVTQESFLFHATIGDNLRFAREDATREEMEAACRQAYIHDFIVSLPEGYDTMVGERGHRLSGGERQRIAIARAILKRPRILILDEATSHLDSESESYVQAALEELMQGRTTLVIAHRLSTVLAADHILVIEAGSVVERGTHSELLALEGLYARLYSTQFAKAAEVEQERANFPR, from the coding sequence ATGGGACGGCTGTCTGACGGCAATCGCCCGAAAGCGAAGCTGAAGGATGTATCGATTCGTCGTATTTTACAATTGTTCAAAAGTTACTGGGGGCAGCTGATGGTGATCATCGGCTTAGCGCTGCTTGCGGCAGTTATCGGGTTAATTCCGCCTCTTGTGATGAAAGAAATCATCGATACAGCGATTCCAGAAGGGCATGTGAAGCTGTTGGCGGTTATGGCCTTTCTGTTGATACTTTTGCCTGTGCTAAGCGGCGTGCTGGGTGTCTGGCAGAATCACCTCAATACCAAAGTAACGCAAGGGGTTATCCGAGATTTGGGGCAGTCGTTGTTTCATAATTTGCAGCGGCAATCAATGGCTTTTTTCACCGACGCGCGTTCGGGCGAAATTGTGCAGCGTATCACGGGAGATGTGCAAGCGGTCCAAAGTGTTGTGACCTCGCTGGTGGTCTCGTCGATTACGCAGATCGTTATCGTCGTCACGACCATTGGCATTCTATTTACGCTGGATTGGAAGTTAGCGATTATTTCTGTGTTGATTCTTCCTCTTTTCGTGCTTCCTGTCAAAAAGGTGTCCAAGCTGCGCAAAGCGCTTCGCATCGAGACGCAGAAAGTACGTTCCGATATCACGTCTCAGTTGAATGAGAACTTCGGGATCTCGGGTGCGTTGCTGACGCGGATTTTTGGCAGAGAGAAACAGCAAGAGCTTGAATTTACGGCGATGAATCAAAAGGTGATGGATCTGGAGCTGCGGCTGAACCTGGTCGGCCGCTGGTTCGGGATGGCGACAAGCACGCTTGGTCCGTTAGGTACCGCGATTATTTATATCTACGGGGGTTACTCCGTGATTATGGGGCATATGACGCTAGGGTCGATTGTCGCATTCACTGCGTATTTGGGGCGGTTGTACATGCCGGTAGGGACGCTGCTCAACCTGCATGTTGAGGTTGCGACGGCGCTAGGGGTGTTTCAGCGCATTTTTGAGTACCAGGACATGGTGCCGGATGTCATGGATGTTCCAGGAGCTCGCCCGATCGGGACGGTAGCGGGGCGTGTGGCGTATAAGCAGGTGTCGTTTGCTTATAGGCCGGGCGAACAAGGTGGGGCAAAGCAGGGCGGGAAGCCCGGTGATCAAGGCTGGGCAGGGCAGAGTGGGAAGCCCGGTGATCAAGGCGGAGCAGGGCAGAGCGGGAAGCCCGGTGATCAAGGCGGAGCAGGGCAGAAGGCGAAGCCCAGTGATCAAAGCGGAGCAGGGCAGAAGGCGAAGCCCGTGCAGTATGCGCTGCGCGACGTCACCTTCGAGGCGCAGCCTGGTGAAATGGTCGCGCTCGTCGGACCGAGCGGCGCAGGGAAGTCGACGCTCATCGGCATGATCGCGCGGCTGTACGACCCGACAGCCGGCGTGGTGGAAGTCGACGGCGTGGACGTCCGCGACGTGGCAATGGCGTCACTGCGCGCGCAGATCGCTTACGTGACGCAGGAGTCATTTCTGTTCCACGCGACGATTGGCGACAACCTGCGCTTTGCGCGGGAGGACGCGACGCGTGAGGAGATGGAGGCCGCTTGTCGGCAGGCCTACATTCATGATTTTATCGTGTCGCTTCCTGAAGGGTACGACACGATGGTCGGCGAGCGCGGCCACCGGCTCTCCGGCGGCGAGCGCCAGCGGATCGCGATTGCCCGCGCGATCCTGAAGCGCCCGCGCATCCTCATCCTCGACGAGGCGACGTCGCACTTGGACTCGGAGTCCGAGTCCTATGTGCAGGCGGCGCTGGAGGAGTTGATGCAAGGGCGCACGACGCTCGTGATCGCGCACCGGCTCTCTACGGTGCTGGCTGCCGATCACATTCTGGTGATCGAAGCGGGCAGCGTCGTGGAGCGGGGTACGCACAGCGAGCTGCTCGCGCTGGAGGGGCTGTACGCACGGCTGTACAGCACGCAGTTCGCGAAGGCCGCCGAGGTGGAGCAGGAAAGAGCCAATTTTCCACGATGA
- a CDS encoding DUF1450 domain-containing protein: MKTIKYCCRNEKFGSKQIYKTIKHEFPELKQKKKDCLGNCRYCKRECIAMIGKKKLLCAESPDLLYAQIKQIIAASKAESVMV; this comes from the coding sequence TTGAAAACGATAAAATACTGCTGCCGGAATGAGAAATTCGGATCGAAGCAAATTTATAAAACCATTAAGCATGAATTCCCAGAATTGAAACAGAAGAAGAAAGATTGCCTGGGCAATTGCAGATATTGCAAGAGGGAATGTATTGCGATGATTGGCAAAAAGAAGCTGCTATGTGCCGAATCTCCGGACTTACTTTACGCACAAATTAAGCAAATTATCGCGGCATCTAAGGCTGAAAGCGTGATGGTTTGA
- a CDS encoding AIM24 family protein translates to MEVIYVNEGALARMATMRLQKGEAVHVLHPNQIVAFQGKPEQREDALMKLPSMLRKKRFIQSRVSGPAQMMLGLPEGYNMAVLPLEAEDDLLFEFRHVLFYTEGVTFTTHLQNMKNTLITQDLVKMQFQGPGTLGLLTTGPLFKMALDPEQPLYVDVQCLVAYPRQAKLRLSVYGNTLASQHMNYHWEMTGHGHVLMQPCKPDPKLDEHMKSDSLLRRIAREVLPFGGVFIK, encoded by the coding sequence ATGGAGGTTATCTATGTAAATGAAGGCGCGCTAGCCAGAATGGCCACCATGCGGCTCCAGAAGGGCGAAGCTGTGCATGTTCTGCATCCCAACCAAATCGTTGCGTTCCAAGGGAAGCCTGAGCAGCGCGAAGACGCGTTGATGAAGCTGCCCAGCATGCTGAGAAAAAAACGATTCATCCAGTCACGGGTGAGCGGTCCAGCGCAGATGATGTTAGGCCTTCCAGAGGGCTATAACATGGCCGTTTTGCCGTTAGAGGCAGAGGATGACCTCCTATTTGAGTTTCGTCATGTGCTGTTCTATACAGAGGGAGTAACGTTTACGACTCATTTGCAAAATATGAAGAACACGCTCATCACGCAGGATCTGGTGAAAATGCAGTTTCAAGGGCCTGGCACCTTGGGTTTGTTAACCACGGGGCCTCTTTTCAAGATGGCTTTGGATCCCGAGCAGCCCCTGTATGTTGATGTGCAATGTCTCGTTGCGTATCCGCGGCAGGCCAAGCTTCGCCTCAGTGTGTATGGGAATACGCTGGCCAGCCAACATATGAACTATCATTGGGAGATGACGGGGCATGGGCATGTGCTTATGCAGCCGTGCAAGCCTGACCCTAAATTAGATGAACATATGAAATCGGATAGTCTGTTGCGCCGCATTGCGCGCGAAGTGCTGCCGTTTGGCGGGGTTTTTATCAAATAA